A single region of the Acidobacteriota bacterium genome encodes:
- a CDS encoding formylglycine-generating enzyme family protein: MLKGLPILVALLAAAVQEPGAGRYPDMPPGRPAAVDVPDAVAATEAEMQPYRERIVGVSADGGELHLDMAPVPGGEFELGSPEGEPGRGELEFPRRRVHVGPFWMATHETTWDLYRVFMFDTDRGGDEPAAAWADAVSRPTPPYRPMDFGMGTDGFPAISMTQFAARQFTKWLSMKTGRFYRLPTEAEWEYACRAGTTTAWSFGDEETAIDRFAWHAGNSDRRYRQVAQLEPNPWGLFDLHGNVAEWTLDAYAEYAEPGDGELLTDPIAWPQQEYPRSVRGGSWQDEPADLRCAARRGSQLSWKRMDPQIPQSVWFHTNARFLGFRVVRPLVEPPLEEQARYWEADLDSVRRIVDRQRRGERD; encoded by the coding sequence GTGCTGAAGGGGCTCCCGATCCTGGTCGCGCTGCTCGCCGCCGCGGTCCAGGAACCGGGTGCCGGCCGCTATCCGGACATGCCGCCGGGCCGGCCGGCGGCCGTCGACGTACCGGACGCCGTCGCGGCCACGGAAGCCGAGATGCAGCCCTACCGCGAGCGGATCGTCGGAGTCAGTGCCGATGGCGGCGAACTCCACCTCGACATGGCTCCGGTGCCGGGCGGCGAGTTCGAGCTCGGAAGTCCTGAAGGCGAGCCAGGGCGTGGCGAACTCGAGTTTCCACGGCGCCGTGTACACGTCGGCCCGTTCTGGATGGCGACGCACGAGACGACCTGGGACCTCTACCGCGTTTTCATGTTCGACACCGACCGCGGCGGCGACGAACCCGCGGCCGCCTGGGCGGACGCCGTCAGCAGGCCGACGCCGCCCTACCGGCCGATGGACTTCGGCATGGGCACGGACGGCTTTCCCGCGATCTCCATGACCCAGTTCGCGGCCCGCCAGTTCACGAAGTGGCTGTCGATGAAGACCGGCCGCTTCTACCGGCTGCCGACCGAGGCCGAATGGGAGTACGCCTGCCGCGCCGGAACCACGACCGCCTGGTCGTTCGGCGACGAAGAGACTGCAATCGACCGCTTCGCCTGGCACGCCGGCAACAGTGACCGGCGCTATCGACAGGTCGCCCAGCTCGAACCGAATCCCTGGGGCCTCTTCGACCTGCACGGCAACGTGGCCGAATGGACTCTCGACGCCTACGCGGAGTATGCGGAACCTGGCGACGGCGAGCTACTGACCGATCCGATCGCCTGGCCGCAGCAGGAGTATCCCCGCAGCGTCCGCGGCGGCTCCTGGCAGGACGAGCCGGCCGACCTTCGCTGCGCCGCCCGCCGCGGCTCCCAGCTCTCCTGGAAGCGGATGGACCCCCAGATCCCCCAGAGCGTCTGGTTCCATACGAACGCCCGCTTCCTCGGCTTCCGGGTCGTCCGGCCGCTGGTCGAACCACCCCTGGAGGAGCAAGCGAGGTATTGGGAAGCGGATCTGGACTCCGTGCGCAGGATCGTCGACCGGCAGCGACGCGGCGAGCGCGACTGA
- a CDS encoding Sb-PDE family phosphodiesterase: MNDSVSGPGFLQALFLATAAVTPAAAQSRAIEFPEVGGYHTLAVDLHTHSVFSDGSVWPVIRVQESERDGLALLAVTEHLEHQPRAADIPHPDRNRSFEIAAEYAGAEAPGVIVVNGAEISRGMPPGHVNAVFLRDANALLRADVMEVFREANRQDAFLFWNHPAWITQRPDGVARLTDMHRRLIADGLLHGIEVANEHTYSAEALQIALDYDLAILGVTDIHGLIDWEYDVHGGGHRTATLVLAEERTAESIKQALHANRTAAWKDHELIGREDVVVPLLEASLKVSAVRYREPRGSVVTVTLANGSGGAFDLLSVGPQRFYDRAAVVEVPPYGTVELSVTGENSADFELSFAVLNAIVAPETHPTLRLAVEVPE, from the coding sequence ATGAACGACTCGGTGAGCGGGCCAGGTTTCCTCCAGGCCCTGTTTCTGGCCACGGCGGCGGTGACGCCGGCGGCCGCGCAGAGCCGCGCGATCGAGTTTCCGGAAGTGGGCGGCTACCACACCCTCGCCGTCGACCTGCACACGCATTCCGTGTTTTCGGACGGTTCGGTGTGGCCGGTCATCCGGGTCCAGGAGTCCGAGCGGGACGGCCTCGCCCTGCTCGCCGTGACGGAACATCTGGAACACCAGCCCCGAGCTGCGGACATCCCGCATCCCGATCGCAACCGCTCGTTCGAGATCGCCGCGGAGTACGCGGGCGCGGAGGCTCCTGGGGTGATCGTGGTCAACGGTGCGGAGATCTCCCGGGGCATGCCGCCCGGCCACGTCAACGCGGTCTTCCTGCGCGACGCGAACGCCCTTCTGCGGGCCGACGTGATGGAGGTGTTCCGGGAGGCGAACCGGCAGGACGCCTTCCTGTTCTGGAACCACCCCGCCTGGATCACTCAGCGGCCGGACGGTGTAGCCAGGCTGACGGACATGCACCGCCGGTTGATCGCAGACGGACTCCTGCACGGAATCGAGGTGGCGAATGAGCACACGTACTCGGCGGAAGCGCTCCAGATCGCCCTCGACTACGACCTCGCCATTCTCGGCGTCACCGATATCCACGGCCTGATCGACTGGGAGTACGACGTTCATGGCGGTGGACACCGCACAGCCACGCTGGTGCTGGCCGAGGAGAGGACGGCGGAGTCGATCAAGCAGGCATTGCATGCAAACCGTACGGCCGCATGGAAGGACCACGAACTGATCGGGCGGGAGGATGTGGTGGTTCCGCTCCTCGAAGCGTCCCTGAAGGTGTCGGCCGTCCGGTATCGGGAGCCGAGGGGCAGCGTGGTGACCGTGACGTTGGCGAATGGCTCCGGGGGAGCGTTCGACCTTCTGAGCGTCGGCCCGCAGCGCTTCTACGACCGCGCCGCTGTGGTCGAGGTGCCGCCGTACGGAACGGTGGAACTCAGCGTGACCGGGGAGAACAGCGCGGACTTCGAACTGTCCTTCGCCGTGCTCAACGCCATCGTGGCGCCTGAGACCCACCCGACGTTACGACTCGCGGTCGAAGTCCCCGAGTAG
- a CDS encoding enoyl-CoA hydratase-related protein, which translates to MNELQTLLFELDDGVARVTFNRPEAANAMNLQMTKDLLEVGIECDENPDVRSVLLCSEGRMFCAGGDLASFAKAGDALPRGLKEMTVYLHAAITRLTRGSAPVVAAIQGPAAGAGFSVACAADLVVASERAVFTMAYTRAGLTPDGSSTYFLPRLLGRHRALELILTNRTLSATEAQEWGIVNEVVPADELDARAGKLARQLAAGPTWAFGAAKELVMRSFSEDLESQMEFESQAIADAARTEDAAEGIAAFFEKRRANFRGR; encoded by the coding sequence ATGAACGAACTCCAGACCCTGCTCTTCGAACTCGATGACGGGGTGGCCCGGGTGACTTTCAACCGGCCCGAAGCGGCGAACGCCATGAACCTGCAGATGACGAAGGATCTGCTGGAAGTGGGCATCGAGTGCGACGAGAACCCCGACGTGCGCTCCGTCCTGCTGTGCAGCGAGGGACGCATGTTCTGTGCCGGCGGCGACCTGGCCTCCTTCGCCAAGGCGGGTGACGCCCTGCCGCGTGGCCTCAAGGAGATGACGGTCTACCTCCATGCCGCGATCACGCGTTTGACTCGCGGCAGTGCGCCAGTCGTCGCCGCGATCCAGGGGCCGGCTGCCGGCGCCGGTTTCTCCGTCGCCTGCGCAGCCGATCTCGTCGTGGCCTCTGAGCGGGCTGTGTTCACGATGGCCTACACGCGCGCCGGCCTGACGCCGGACGGCAGCTCGACGTACTTTCTGCCACGGCTGCTCGGACGCCACCGTGCGCTGGAACTGATCCTCACGAACCGCACGCTGTCGGCCACCGAGGCCCAGGAATGGGGAATCGTCAACGAGGTCGTGCCGGCCGACGAACTGGACGCCCGCGCGGGGAAGCTCGCAAGGCAACTGGCCGCTGGACCGACCTGGGCGTTCGGCGCGGCCAAGGAACTCGTGATGCGCTCCTTCTCGGAGGACCTGGAGTCCCAGATGGAGTTCGAGTCGCAGGCGATCGCCGACGCCGCACGAACGGAGGACGCCGCGGAAGGCATCGCCGCCTTCTTCGAGAAGCGGCGAGCGAACTTCCGGGGCCGCTGA